ATGCTTGATCTATCGCTCTCCTTGCTAGCGGCTACGGGAGTTGGTTTTGGTGTGGGGATTTTCTTTGTCGCCTGTTCGTTAGGAATAAGCTATATATTTGAGCAGCGCCCGATGAAACTGTTTTTAGTCAACGGTGGCTATCACGTGTTACAGTTTACGCTCATTGCATTTGTACTAAGGATCATGAGTTAATTCGGTATGGCAAAACCCAATAAAAAAGGCCCTGTTAGAACTGTCGATATCTATTGTGCTGGATGCCGCCAACAGCTATTTAAGTATCGTAAGGGAGGCAAGGGCAGCCTAGTTAAATGTTTTAAAGAACGGATCACCAAAGACTTTACTACGAACCAAATAAACTGCCCTCATTGTGAGCAAGAGTTTGCTCGCGATACATTAGTGAAAGGTGCGCCAGCACTGAAAATAATCGGTGGTAAGGTCACCTTCAAGTAGTTATTACTTCAACTTTCCTTGCTCACCTTTTGTTGTTATCAGACAAATGTCCTGTCTTGAATTTTCCAGTTTGTTACTATCTCGCCGTTTGGCTTTGCTGTTTCAATGAATGAAAATGACCCTTCCCATGGAGCTGGGCCAGCCTATTGGGTCTCGCAAAATGGAAAAAACATGATCGATTTAATGTTCGATATCATCGGTATGACAGGCACTTTCTTGGTCGTTGGTGCATTCTTTATGCTACAGCTGGAAAAGGCATCTCCCGATAGTTTAACGTATAACTTAATGAATTTAAGCGGTGCGATCCTGCTACTGATCAGTCTTTGTTATAACTTTAACCTTGCCAGCTTTGTGATTGAGCTATTTTGGATCGCAGCGTCTTTAATTGGTTTATTTAAATATTTCAAAGCGAGAAGGTTGGCATCTGCTTAGGGTCTAAAAGAAAAGGCTAATCAAAAACTTGCGTAGTGGCTAGGAGCAAGTATTATTAAGTTAATCATATGCTGCTACGTAGTTTAGAGTAATCTAACACTACGAGTGAAGTGTGGGAACATAGAGCTCGTATAATATGAAAAACTTAAGCGCTTTAATTAAAGTCACGCCATTATTAATTCCTTTTGCGGTAGTCGCTGAACCAGAAGCTACGGACTCCGACCTTTATCAGCTTTCATTTGAGGAGTTGTTGAATGTAAATGTCTCTATCGCAACCAAAACCGACGAAACGAGAGCATCGGTTCCCTCCAGTATTACTGTTTTTAATTCAGAACAAATAAATAGCCTAGGGGTAGACAATGTTTATGATTTAATGAACTTTGTACCCGGCTTTCAATCCACTCGAGGCGATTGGGTAGGGGCTGTGCCAAAAGAGCATACCCGCGGTGTGTACTTGGATACTGGGCACGTGTTAGTGATGATTGACGGCCAAAGGCTGAATGAGTCCTCATTTGGTAAAGCATCAGTCTATACACCACACATTCCTATTGAGATTATCAATAAAGTTGAATTTATCCGAGGTCCCGGTTCCGCCCTTTATGGTAGTAACGCCTTTCTTGGCGTGATGAATATTATTACCAAAAAACGTAATAATCAGCTTTCTGTTGGTTATGGTGAGCACGGCAGTGCGCAAGCAGCATTGAATCTTTCAAGGCAAGTGTCGGATGAGACTCGCCTCTATGCCAATCTAGCATTTAATAAACGCTCAGGAGATAGCTATTTTGGAGGCATAGTAAAAGATCCGTTAGAATCACTTTTTGTTGTATTTGGAGGTAGCCATCAAGCGTTAACATGGCAAGTGAGATTTAACCGCACTCAACTTGATGAGTTTTTAAATCTTTCCCGTTACTCCCCTGAAAACGAGCATAAAAGTGAGAACTATGCGACAACATTTGAGTATCATTGGCAAGCTACTGAGCAACTTGAATTAACGCATAAGCTAAGCTTTATTGAACATAATATTGAAAGTGCAGGACTCATTGTTACAGCAGAAGAAATTGGTATAACGCAAGGCGGAGACTTCTTAGTTGGCCCTGCTTGGCAATCTAGAGACTTAACTTATAACCTAGATGGCGGTTATAAACAAAATGACCTTTTACAGTGGAATTTTGGCGTTGAGCTCTCCAAAGAAGAACAAAGTAAAGCAGGCGTTAGAACTTCATATTACGATCAAAGTGCCGGTGATATTATCATCTATAACCACACCTATTTAGGTGGCATTCAAACCATATCTGATTACGCTCCTTTTTATCCGCTGCGACAAGACTTTGATTCATATGCTGGGTACGTTCAAGCAAAGTATCGATTTAGCGAGCAACTGAGTATGTTCGCGGGTGCACGATATGATGAAGTGAAAGACATAGATGATAAGTTATCGCCTAGGCTCGCGTTCGTTTATGGTTACGATGAGGCTAACACTTTTAAGTTGCAATATGGGGAGTCTTTTCGTACCCCTGTTAGCAATGAACTTAACTCAAACGATGATGTTACGTCAGGTAATTCGGAGTTAACTTCAGAATATGTAAAAACGACAGAGCTTGTTTGGCACTATCAAGATGAGTCTAAACAGTTTGATGTTGTGTTATTTGACAATGAGCTGGAGGACTTCATTAATCTAGTACCAATAGATGATGAACAAGCTGAGTTTACATTTGATAACGTATTTGAGACGAGCATGCAGGGTATTGAAGTTAATGCTAATTTTAATCTGAGTGGCACAACTTGGATACAAGGCGCATACACCCAGTTATTTGACGAGCCATTAAATGGCAGTTTTAAAAAGTTTGCTGCACTTGCATTTACTCATAAAAGAGAGGCGGTAGAAGTAACTTTAAATGCAATTTGGCGAGACACAACATTTATACCTGCTCCCCCTGAGTCAATTGTCGATGATTTCGAGCAGTCAAGTTATTACCTCATCGGCGGCACCGTTTCTTTCAATTTGGATAATAATGCTAAAATTCAACTGAAAGCTGAAAATCTTTTTGATAAAAAATACACCGTATTTGATCCAAGATTGATTGATGGTCATGTGCCACAACAGGGCAGAAATGTCATGATTCTGTTTGAATATCGCTTTGGGTTTAAATGATAATTAAAACCACCATTTATGAACTAATGGTGGTTTTATTGCTGTTTTAGAAAGGGTCAGGACATTTTCCTTTACAAGGGTAACCATTCCATCTTAGGATGATATTTCGCGATGTTGAGGATGAATAACCATCGTTATCACGAACTTTAGCCATTACATTGAAAGAGTCTCCATCTTGTCCCTCAAGCTCAGTGGATGAACCACTTTGTTTTACGCCATTAACCCAAAGCTCCTGAGAGTCAATCGAACCATCTTTATCTCTGGCAACGATATAAACATGTTTATTAGCACTGCCAGCTATGGCACTATGCCAAATTTCGACCGATGGCTTATAGTCACATACAGTTTCAAAAACGGCTTCCGAATGAGAAAAAGGGACATTATGTGCTGTACAAGATACTAAGTGAGTTTCTCGTAAGCGTGCGCCAGTAATTCCGGTAACCCACTGTTCTACTAATTCTCGTAGCTGAGCGCTATTTGAAGTTTGTAATGGTATATACTTGCGATTTGTAACGAAGTTATCCTCCACTACATGACAACTTCCAATTCCAGAGGGACATGTGCTGTAGGCATATTCACCTACGCATGAAGCTTCACCTTCATAAAAATTTTTAGTACCTGTTTGCTCACTTCTGCAGTTAACCGGTTCGTACTCTACGGCATTTGAGAGGCATGAAACACACATTAAAATTGAATAGATTATTGCTTTCATACGTTTTCCTTGTTGTTTTTATATTACATACAAAAGATATATTCTTATTTATTAATTGTAAATTTTTAGTGTCTTTATTTTCTGGTTTTATAAAGTGGTGATCGAAATGGCTTTGGCTTATAAGTTAAAGAATAGGATAGACAAGATGATTTCAACTGGAAGCTTCTCATACCCTTTATTAGTAGGAGTTTCTGGCGTTCAGGGCTCTGGTAAATCAACACTAAGCTATTCTCTTTGTAAGCAACTTAGGGAAGTTGGCATTACCTGTAAGTGTGTGTCGCTTGATGATTTTTATTTAGACCCAGAAGAGCGGGCAGTGCTTGCTTCAAAGTTTCATCCGCTGTTTCAGCAAAGAGGCTTGCCTGGTACTCACAATCTGCAACTATTACAAGATGTTATAGACAGATTTAAACGCGGCGAAGCATTCACTTTACCTGCATTTGATAAATCAGTAGATAGGAAGTTGCCAAATTCAAAATGGCGAAAAGTTGATGCGGGTTTACAGGTACTTATTATCGAGGGGTGGTGTATTGGTGTGGAGCCGCAGCCTAACGATGAGTTAGCATCTCCCGTTAATCAATTTGAGCAAGAATTTGATAAAGACGGTTCATTTCGCCTAAAAGTGAACCAAATTTTATGTGAAAAGTATCAAGCTATTTTTTCACAATTAGATAGTCTCATTTATTTAAATGGAATGAGCTTCGACAGAGTATATCAGTGGCGCCTGCAACAAGAGCATATGCTCAAAGCATCGACAGGAAAAGGGATGAGTGATGAGCAAGTTAGACAATTTATTCAGCCATTTCAACGCCTATCTGCGTGGGGAATGCAAAGCTTACCAAAAATCGCAGATATTGAAGTGTGTTTGGGAGAGGGTAGAGAAGTGCTGAAAATAAACACTCAGCTTGGTGAATAAACAAGCTGAGTGTAATTTTGCTAAAATTGACGAGTTAGGCTGCTAGCTCTTCAACACCTACGATTAGCCAAGGCGCATCTCCTGTCGTTTTACGCTCTAAATGCCATATTTCGTGGATAGGTTCTTCTTGCATGTCGCCTAGGTCACGATATTTACCAGTAAACTTAATGCTTACTTCCCAGACGTCAGGATGTGTATCTGCACGGACTAACTCAGCGTCAACAAACATCACTTCAGTGTTAACGTCGCCTTGCTGCTCTCGCTCACGCTTGAACTCTTCAACTAGCTCTGGACTCAAATATTCAGAAACTGTCGAAAAGTCGTTGTTATTCCATGCTGTTTGGATGGTGTGATAATGTTGTCTGGCACCTTGTAGGAAGCCATTAATATCAAAATCTTTAGGCAGATTCATAGGCACGCTACTTGCGCCAAAACCGCCGCTGATTGGCCCTTGACTTTGAAACTGCTGGGGTGGTGGAGTATTGTTGTAGCCACCCATAGGCGGAGCACCGGCATAACTTGGCTGCTGTTTTCTTGCAAGCATGCCCTTAACCAATTTGAAAATTAAAAAGGCAGCAGCTGCAAGCAAAATCATTTCAAGGAATTGAAAACCCTCAAAATCATCGCCAAGCATCGCGGCAATTAGACCACCAGCTAGCAAGCCGCCGAGTACACCGGCCATAATACCTTTTTTACTCGATTTAGGCTTTGCTGTAGATTTTGCATTTAATGCTTGTGTATCAGTTTGTTGCTTTTGCTGAGTCGTTTGCGTTTGCTGCGTTTTACCTGAGCTCTTACTACCAAACTTCTTTCTCGCTTCAGCATTAAAACTGGCTGTAAATAAAAAAGAAACAAGGGAAAGTAACACAATGAAATGTTTCATAAAGTTCCTATATACCAAAATAACTGCCGCCATTGTAAAGAACTAACATGGCTATTTAAATAGGTATGTACCTCAATTAAATTTGTAGTTTGTGAGGTTTAGTAAGGATATTGAGACACCGCCCCAAAAGAGTGGGGCGGTGGCGTTATAACCAGCGTAGTGAGCTTGTCACTTCTGATTGGAAGGTTTCAATCGGCGTGCCTCGGTTTGCCACCAATATGGTGTTTGCTTTACCATCATGAGCAATTAAGCCCTCAAATCGGCTATCACCAAAACTGTCTTTGCCGTCAATCGTACTTTGTTGACCAGCTGGCACGACAAAAACCGTGAGTGGACCAAACTCGGATTGCATAACCAAGTGAAGGCTTTTTTGGCCTTTAAAATTACAAAATGTCGCATAAACCACTTTACCCGGCAAGTTGTCGAACTTACCCCAAACATCGCGAGCTTCTCGTTCACGGTTTGCAGTGACACCGTTTCTTGCTTTTGCAGTGCATTTTCTTCGTAATACACATGAGCAAGCGCATGTTCACCGGTATCGACAGGGTGTCCAAAACCACCAAAGTAAAAGACCACGGCGGCAAAAAATACACTGGCTGCAATTGCAAATGGTGCAGTAGCGCGTCTAAACCAAGACATTTTCACTACTCTGTGTTCTTCCGTTTCGAGCTCCTTTTGCTTTGTAATTATCTTGTCAGCTAACCCCTCAGGCACATCTATATCGAGTGATTTTCCCAAGAAATCGTCAAAGGCTTGCATTTCATCTACCAATGCTTGCAACTCTGGTTGCTGTTCGGCCTGTTTTTTGACCTCTTCATCATGAGGATCAGCAACGAGGCGGCGTCGAAATTCGAGTTCATCCATCAGTTTGATGCCCCTTTATTGGTTCATATTCAGTCATTAAAGCGTCTTTCAGCTGGTTGCGAGCACGGTATAACCTTGTCATCACCGTGTTTTTATTCAGCTCAAGTATATCGGCGATTTCATCCCCAGAACATCCCATCACTACTTGCAGTAGCAGTGGTTCACGATATTCTGGTGCTAAGTTGGCTATTTGTCGCTGCACAACGGTTTGCTCCATTGCATCATCCAAAGCTGAACTGGTATCGTCGACCAGCGTATCTTGTTCAACCTCCGCGTAGTCAAATTGCTTGCGCTCAAAACGACGTGCATTTTCTCGTCTTAAAATAGTTAATAACCAAGGCTTTGCTGCATTTTCATCTTTTAATGAATCAAGTGCGCGCCAAGCCCGCAAAAAAGTTTCTTGTACTAAGTCTTCTGCTATTGTCGGATCGCCAGACAACCAATAAGCGAACTTATATAGCTCTTTGTGGTACATCCGAACCAGTGACTCGTAGTGATGTTGTTTACTGGCCATATCTATGAGACCTATCTTTTTGCAGGTTTATTTCAACAAAAACTCATTTTATTTTAGTTGATTTAGGGAGTGCATCTCACTCCAGCATAAATGATCTGTTAATTAGTTACTAACAAATCCAGTTCTTATTGCAATAAAAAAGCGCCCTGAGGCGCTTATTGGTATAGATTGCCTAAATTTTGGCTTTCATTTGTGTGAACCATGCTTTTTACACTGGTTTTAATTTCACCATATAGTTGAGCCAAGTCTACTTTTGCGTTATTGCCTCCATACAGCGAGCTTTGTAGCGTTTGTACCTGTGCTCGCAATGAATCAGGTTGGAGTGCTAGCCATTGTGTCATGGTGATATTTTGTTTTTTGGTATAGCTCAGTAGCGCTTGGTAAAAGCCTGCTGGATTATTTTGCTTAACCGCTTCTGCAAACGAAATTAAAGGTGTTGGATTTTCATCAGTTACCTTAGTTGTTATCGGGTTTGCGGCCGGTTTTGATCTAAGACGCCATACTAGTAATGTTATTAGCCATAATGTGTATCCACCAGTGGCGAGTCCCCACATCCACAGCGGGATAACGTGCTCTGTGATCACGTTGGTTTGCGTAGCCGTTGATGGATTTACGCTTGGACTTGAAAGCGGCTGCGGGATCGGAGCGGCCTGTGGTAAGGCTGGCTGATTTGGGTCATGAATCACGCTGACAGACTTGCTTGGTAATGTCGCAATCTCTTCACGTTTAGTGATGGTATTAAACCAAGGTAGTTTTACTTCGGGCAGTGCAAAATCACCTGCAAGTTGCGGTAGGTAGGCAAATGAAATAGTTAACTGTGAGATGACTTTACCATCTCGGGTAATTTGCTTACGTTCTGACGCGTCTGGATAAATTCTAAACCCATTAACGTCTTCAAGCTGAATCTCAGGAAGCTGCTCTTTAGTAACACCTACTGCAGTGAGTGTTAGTGTTCGCGTGATGGGCGTCCCAACCATAAACTCGGCATCTTTGGGCTGCCATTCTTCAGAAAAATTCAAATACTCACTTGGTAACCAGTTGTCAGCAGCGCTAGCTGGGATAGGGGACACTGAAAAGTCGATGGTATTGCCAACCGCAGAAGTCGCCATTCTACGATAGCCATCTCTGATCTGGCCGTTAAAGATCGGCGGCTCTATGCTGAAGTCACCACTTTTTTGTGGTTGGATCATATATTCGCGGGTGAGCACCATGTAGCGTCGGCCATCAATAACTTCGTATTCTTCATTGGCTTTGCCCAATTGTGTGAAATTAGCGCCATCCGAGATTGGGGCACTCAATTGACCATCTAGTAATTCTTTTCCCACATAGAGCTTAACAGTATAAAGGGCAGCCTGTTGGACATATAGGTTTTTTGTCTTGAGTTCGGTTTTTACGAATATATCTTCGCTTTGCTGCTTATCATCACGAGCGACAACTTTGATTTCAATCGGCTGGGTCGTTTCACCATCTACCTCTAACGCAGGAATGGTGTAAGTACCCGGAGTGCGAGCAACGAGCTGCATTTGCCAGGTAGTAGAGCTTGAGACGCTTCCATTAATGATACTGGTTCTAGAGCTGGTATTCACAGGGCTGGTGATAAAGTCGTTACTAAGGACTGAAACATCAGGAATGGTGCCTTTGACTTTGCCCTCAGCGATAATCGACAACGTGAAATATTCACCTGCGAGCACCGGGTTTTTGTCTACGCTTGCTGTGAGATTTTCCAATGCCAACGAGGCGTGGCTTAATATCAACAAAGACAGAAAAAATAGAATGCGTTTTACCATGATTTTTCAGCTCCTCTTGGTAGACGTCTTTGCTTGCGTTGTTGTGCTTCTAGTTGCATTTTATTTCTCAATAATATGGCTGGATCATCAGGCACCTTTCTAAGAAGTTGATTAAGCTGCTGCGCTTTTTCAATTTCTTCAGGGGTAAGTGGCCGACTATCTTGCATCATTGCTGCCTGTGCTTTTTCTTCATCCTGCGGTGATTGTTCGGGATCTGGCATTGGCGCAGCTTGTGCTTGCTCTTGAGTTTGTTCCTCGGCTGCATGCTGGTCTTGGCGAGCAGCATCTAGCTCTGGTTCGTTATTGTTTTGTTCTGACTCGCTTCCTGCTTGTGGAGTCTGCTTGTCTTGCTGACCTTGTTGGTCCTGCTGACCTTGTTGGTCTTGCTGACCTTGTTGGTCTTGCTGACCTTGTTGGTCTTGCTGACTTTGTTGGTCCTGCTGACCTTGTTGGTCCTGCTGATCTTGTTGGTCTTGCTGACCTTGTTGGTCTTGCTGACCTTGTTGGTCTTGCTGACCTTGTTGGTCTTGCTGACCTTGTTGGTCTTGCTGACCTTGTTGGTCTTGCTGACCTTGTTGGTCTTGCTGACCTTGTTGATCTTGCTGACCTTGTTGATCTTGCTGACCTTGTTGGTTCTGCTGATCTTGTTGATCCTTTAATAACGCTTCGACTAAGGCCTTGTTGTCCTTTGCTTGTGTAAACTCGGGGTCTTGAGACAATGCATTTTCGTAGGCAGAAATCGCTTCATCTAGCTTACCAAGCCTGGCTAGCGCATTACCTAAATTGTATTGACCCTCTGCAGAGCTTGTTTGTTGAAGTGTTTTTACCGCGCTTTCATAATCTCCGGCTTTATAAAGGGCGGCGCCTTTTAGTACCGGGTTATCGGCAAGCGCAGCCTCATCGAACGCATTATTTTGATAGGCCTGTAGTGCGTTTTGGTCGGTATTTTTAAACCACTGTGTCCATTCATTCGCCAGCGCTTTTTGCTGCGGCAACATAGCAAAAACAATCAAAGCACTGAGCATAACGGCGTGATTTCTAACCAGTAGCAGTGCGAGTGGAATAAGTGCAATCAGTAGATATATTCCAGCATCTACTCGCCACTTTGCACTTTCTTGGTCGCGTTTAACCACCGATGTATTTGCACCCAAGTTAGGCTTAAATGTCTCGATGTCGCTATCGTCGGCTGTGTAGCTGGCAAACTTTCCACCCTTTACTCTCGCGAGTTTTTCAAGTCGAGTCGGGAATAACTTTGGTACGACTATCTGACCATATTGGTCTTTTAAAAATCCGCCTTCAGGTAATTTGATTGGTGCACCTTGCGCCGTGCCTAAGGCATAGATACTTAGCTTAAATGGGCTGTCAGAAAGGAGTTTTTGTACATCTTCAGCGTCTTCTTGTTCAAGTCCATCGGTTACCAAAATAATGTCACCATATGTTGCACTTGCACCTGTTAACAGGCTAACGGCTTCTTCGATGCCTGCATACACGTTAGAGCCTTTTGAGGGCATGATCTCTGGACGAAGGCTTGGGATCAAATTCTCAAGTGTGGTGACGTCCGTTGTGAGTGGTGACACGGTAAAGGCATCGCCTGCATAGGCAACTAAACCCGTCTCACCTTCTTTAAATAGCTTGAGCATATCTAAAGTTTTAAATCTAGCTTGCGTTAAGCGGTTTGGCGTGAGATCGGTTGAGTACATAGAATAAGACATATCGAGCACTAATACTCTAGGTGCCTGCGTTTTAAATACCGGAACATCTTGTTTTTCAATACTCGGTCCCGCAACCGCAATAATGGCCAACAAAAAGAACACAATACCAAGCCAAGAATTACTTTGGTTTTGGTGTTTTTGACCTTCGGCTGCCATCACCACCTTCATCAAGTGCGGCGCGATAAGTTGTGCTGATTGCTGATTGGACTTTTTGGACCATTGCAATGCACTGTATATCACCCAAGGAATAAGCAGCCAAAGCAGATGTGGGCGAATAAATTCAAATTCCATCATATATTTACCCTCTTAATTTTGTTCTTAATACGACACTTAGCCGAGCCATAAAAAGCAAGCAGAGTATCGCAAGGAGAGGAATATAAAACAGTGAAATCTTAGGACGAAAAGTCTGTGTTTCATCACTTATCGGTTCTAGCTCATCAAGCATCGCGTAGATCTGTTGTAGGCTTTCCACGTCTTTTGCACGAAAATATTGCCCGCCGGTTTCTTTGGCGATATGCTGCAATGTTTTCTCGTCGATACTACTACCAGCCATGGAGTTAAAACCGAATAAACCAAAACCACGTCTACCATCAGAGCCAACGCCAACTGTATAAATTTTAATGCCCTCTTCACGGGCCAAGATCAGTGCTTCTTCTGGTTGAAGGTTACCAGCGGTATTTTGACCATCGGTCAACAAAATCAAAATCTTGTTACTTTGTTCACGTTCACCAAAACGCTTTACCGACAAACCGATAGCATCTCCAATCGCTGTGGCGCGTCCAACTAAACCAATTTGTGCCTCACTAAGCATTTGACTAACCGTTGCTAAATCGCGGGTGAGTGGTGTTTGCAAAAACGCCGTGTCACCAAACAGGATAAGTCCCAGACGATCTCCTTGGCGCGCTTCGATAAAGTCGCTAACAACGGCTTTGACAACAGACAATCTGTCCACTAAGCGACCTTGGTATTCCATATCTTGTTCAGTCATTGAAGCCGACAAGTCGACGGCAAGCATAATATCTCGTCCCTCATTTGGCACAACGATTGGGTCGTCAAGCCAAGTCGGGTTTGCCGCAGCGGTTACCAGTAGTAGCCAGATGAGTGTCTCCACTAGGCTTACTTTTGCGCGCTTATTGAGTTGATTTGTGCTCGCGAGTTGCAACTTTGCGGCACTTGGCATTCGAATATTGATGTTCGTCTGCGCAATACTTGGTTTAAACTTCGCAATTAGCCAAGGCAGAGGTAACAATAAAAAGGCAAGGGGCCAGCTAAATTCAAACATCGAGACGCTCCTTCACTTTGAAGGTACTAATCGCACGACATAGTTTATCGCTGAGTGCGGGGTCTTGAGTCGGTGCATATAACGAGTCGAGCTCTTGCTGAGTGAGTTCAACGCGTGTGAGTCTTGCTTGCAGAGTTAACCATTCTTGGCCCGACTTACTCGCAGCGGTATCACCGTAATAATGTTTTACTAAACGTTTGAGTATGGTGTGTAATGTTTGGGCATTATCCTGCGAATGACTCAGTTTTACGGCTTCCTTTTTTGCCTTTAAAAATTGCTGGCGACGATACAATAGCCAACACGTAGCCCCAAATATTGCGAGTAGCACACAAACGGCTCCCCACATTGGATAAGAAAGTGGCCACCAGCTCACGCTTTGAGGGATGACCACATCATTAAGCTGGTCGAGTGGATTGACTTGCATTTAACCCCTCATGATTTGTAATTCGATTGGTAAAGACGCGTCGTACTTTTGTAACGACATACCAGAGCGCTTAAGTAGCGCTAATCTTCGATTGAAAAAGTCAGACGCATTTTGCGAGAATTTGTCTCTAAATTGCTTGTCCATCAAGGGCAGTGTCCAGTTTTGTTCACCTGCTGAGACCTCGATCGCTTGATTGTATTCAGGAAGATGATGCTCAAAAGGATCACTCACCATACAGCCAATCACTTCGTTATGGCGAGTGGCACGCTCTAGCAATTTAAAGCTTTCATCATTTAATTCCGTAAAGTCCGAAATAAGGTAAATCAGGCTGCCGGGTTTGGCCAGGTGCACAAGTCGTTTTAAATTCTCATTGAAGCGATCCCCTGAGGGTTGGATCTCTTTTTGAATCAACGCTTGCTCATGTAGCGCGCAAAATTGGTGAGCCAGTGCAAGCACCCCACGGTCGCGAGCAATCGGTTTGAGCTCGTGGTGATTGCTGTCATTAAATACTACACCACCAACACGGTCGCCGCGTTGGCACGCAGCCCAAGACACCAAAATGCCTAAGTGCGCCGCAAGCACTGACTTAAGTAACAGCTTTGAACCAAATAGCATGCTCGAGGAAAAGTCACAAAATACAAAAACGGGGCGCTCTTTCTCTTCTTGAAAGAGTTTCGTGTGTGCTTCACCGGTACGTGCGGTAACTCGCCAGTCAATGGCACGAATATCATCACCATACTGGTATTGTCTGACTTCAGCAAACTCCATACCCCGACCTTTATGCGGTGCAAGGTATTGACCTGATTGAGCACTTTTCACTTTTCCTCTCGGTTTTAGCGAAAGTAAATGCGCTTTTGACTTATAAAAAAGTAACTCTTTCAGGCCGAGTTCGACACCATTACTGTGGCTTTCATTAAACCAGCTGGCTGAATTAAACTGCTTGATGTCGTTCATAGTCTTATGGAACAGCAACCAATTCTAAAATCTTACTGATCACCTGATCTTTGGTGATCCCATCCGCTTGTGCTTCATAACTCAGCACGATACGGTGGCGTAGCACGTTATGCACCACAGCTTGAATATCTTCAGGTGTGACAAAGTCTCTGCCTTGTAGCCAAGCATGAGCGCGAGAACATTTATCAAGGGCAATCGTTGCTCGAGGACTTGCGCCGTAATCAATCCAGCTCGCAAGCGTTGCATCAAAGCGTTGTGGCTGTCTGGTCGCAATAATCAATTGCACAAGATATTGCTCTAGTGGCTCAGCAAGATGCATGCTTAGTACGGTTTTACGGGCCTCAAATAGGGTTGCTTGACTAATTGGTGTGAAGGTTGCTTGGTACTCCTCTAACGCCTCGCCACGAGTGAGGCGTAAAATATCGACCTCGGTTTCTGCATCCGGATAATCGATATTCAGATGGAGTAAAAAGCGGTCAAGCTGCGCTTCAGGTAGCGGATATGTACCTTCTTGTTCAAGCGGGTTTTGCGTTGCCATTACCATAAATAGCTCAGGTAACGGATACGTTGTTTT
This sequence is a window from Pseudoalteromonas piscicida. Protein-coding genes within it:
- a CDS encoding kinase, producing MISTGSFSYPLLVGVSGVQGSGKSTLSYSLCKQLREVGITCKCVSLDDFYLDPEERAVLASKFHPLFQQRGLPGTHNLQLLQDVIDRFKRGEAFTLPAFDKSVDRKLPNSKWRKVDAGLQVLIIEGWCIGVEPQPNDELASPVNQFEQEFDKDGSFRLKVNQILCEKYQAIFSQLDSLIYLNGMSFDRVYQWRLQQEHMLKASTGKGMSDEQVRQFIQPFQRLSAWGMQSLPKIADIEVCLGEGREVLKINTQLGE
- a CDS encoding Tim44 domain-containing protein, whose amino-acid sequence is MKHFIVLLSLVSFLFTASFNAEARKKFGSKSSGKTQQTQTTQQKQQTDTQALNAKSTAKPKSSKKGIMAGVLGGLLAGGLIAAMLGDDFEGFQFLEMILLAAAAFLIFKLVKGMLARKQQPSYAGAPPMGGYNNTPPPQQFQSQGPISGGFGASSVPMNLPKDFDINGFLQGARQHYHTIQTAWNNNDFSTVSEYLSPELVEEFKREREQQGDVNTEVMFVDAELVRADTHPDVWEVSIKFTGKYRDLGDMQEEPIHEIWHLERKTTGDAPWLIVGVEELAA
- a CDS encoding sigma-70 family RNA polymerase sigma factor — protein: MASKQHHYESLVRMYHKELYKFAYWLSGDPTIAEDLVQETFLRAWRALDSLKDENAAKPWLLTILRRENARRFERKQFDYAEVEQDTLVDDTSSALDDAMEQTVVQRQIANLAPEYREPLLLQVVMGCSGDEIADILELNKNTVMTRLYRARNQLKDALMTEYEPIKGHQTDG
- a CDS encoding BatD family protein encodes the protein MVKRILFFLSLLILSHASLALENLTASVDKNPVLAGEYFTLSIIAEGKVKGTIPDVSVLSNDFITSPVNTSSRTSIINGSVSSSTTWQMQLVARTPGTYTIPALEVDGETTQPIEIKVVARDDKQQSEDIFVKTELKTKNLYVQQAALYTVKLYVGKELLDGQLSAPISDGANFTQLGKANEEYEVIDGRRYMVLTREYMIQPQKSGDFSIEPPIFNGQIRDGYRRMATSAVGNTIDFSVSPIPASAADNWLPSEYLNFSEEWQPKDAEFMVGTPITRTLTLTAVGVTKEQLPEIQLEDVNGFRIYPDASERKQITRDGKVISQLTISFAYLPQLAGDFALPEVKLPWFNTITKREEIATLPSKSVSVIHDPNQPALPQAAPIPQPLSSPSVNPSTATQTNVITEHVIPLWMWGLATGGYTLWLITLLVWRLRSKPAANPITTKVTDENPTPLISFAEAVKQNNPAGFYQALLSYTKKQNITMTQWLALQPDSLRAQVQTLQSSLYGGNNAKVDLAQLYGEIKTSVKSMVHTNESQNLGNLYQ
- a CDS encoding TonB-dependent receptor plug domain-containing protein, yielding MKNLSALIKVTPLLIPFAVVAEPEATDSDLYQLSFEELLNVNVSIATKTDETRASVPSSITVFNSEQINSLGVDNVYDLMNFVPGFQSTRGDWVGAVPKEHTRGVYLDTGHVLVMIDGQRLNESSFGKASVYTPHIPIEIINKVEFIRGPGSALYGSNAFLGVMNIITKKRNNQLSVGYGEHGSAQAALNLSRQVSDETRLYANLAFNKRSGDSYFGGIVKDPLESLFVVFGGSHQALTWQVRFNRTQLDEFLNLSRYSPENEHKSENYATTFEYHWQATEQLELTHKLSFIEHNIESAGLIVTAEEIGITQGGDFLVGPAWQSRDLTYNLDGGYKQNDLLQWNFGVELSKEEQSKAGVRTSYYDQSAGDIIIYNHTYLGGIQTISDYAPFYPLRQDFDSYAGYVQAKYRFSEQLSMFAGARYDEVKDIDDKLSPRLAFVYGYDEANTFKLQYGESFRTPVSNELNSNDDVTSGNSELTSEYVKTTELVWHYQDESKQFDVVLFDNELEDFINLVPIDDEQAEFTFDNVFETSMQGIEVNANFNLSGTTWIQGAYTQLFDEPLNGSFKKFAALAFTHKREAVEVTLNAIWRDTTFIPAPPESIVDDFEQSSYYLIGGTVSFNLDNNAKIQLKAENLFDKKYTVFDPRLIDGHVPQQGRNVMILFEYRFGFK
- a CDS encoding CBU_0592 family membrane protein, whose translation is MIDLMFDIIGMTGTFLVVGAFFMLQLEKASPDSLTYNLMNLSGAILLLISLCYNFNLASFVIELFWIAASLIGLFKYFKARRLASA